TGTGGATGCCTGGCCTGTGGTCATGAATGGGTGAACACTGGAGTGTGGTGTACGCATGCGCGGCCTGTGGGTGTGCAGAGAAGGGCAGTGTGCGGTCTAAGCAGCTGGGAGATGGGGCGGAGGAGGACGGACTTTGTGCATGTAGATCCCGGTGTACACTGTGAGCGAGTGATGGTTTGTGAATAGGACTTGGGACTCatgagtgtatatatgtgtaggtGAGGATTCACGCTAGGGTccacagaaagaaaacactaGGCGTACCCACTGCCTCAGCTCTTTGTTATTCTGAGTGTTGGTATtgcacttttgtttgtttgagacagggtctcaccatatagccttggctggcctcacactcacagggatcctcctgcttcagcctcccaagtgctgggattaaataccTGGCTGGTATTGTTTTGAAGGGGTATCTCTAGGAGAGGGTGGACACAGACACATCTGAACATGAGCTTGGAGGGGTTTTATAGCCCAGGGACAAGGCCAACCCATCCTCTTGGCCTAGGGGAGCGTCTTGAGGCCAGAGCCCCCAGCTCAGAGCCTCGTGTCTCCTGCAGTATGAGGCTGTCATGGACCGTGTCCAGAAGAACAAGCTGTCCCTCTACAAGAAGACCACGGAGgtaaatgaagggccttggagGCCCCTGGGACAGAGGGCCAGTCCCATACCTACTAGCTCACGAGTGACCCACACTGTCAGCTGAGGAGCCCGGAAGTAGCAGGGAGGAGAGACGCCTGAGAGGGCACAGGAGTCTGGAAGGCAGGGCCCAAAGTCTCTATGGGAACAGCCTGGCATCTGTCCCTGGGAGGGGTGCCCGTTCCACTAATGCCCCCACGGGGAGGGAATCTGGGCTTAGGGAGTCTCGCCCTGGGGCATGCAGCCTCCCAGACACCCCTCTCCACACCCTCAGTCCAAGAAGGCGTATGACCAGAAGTGCAGGGACGCGGATGATGCTGAGCAGGCCTTCGAGCGTGCGAGTGCCAACGGCCACCAGAAGCAAGTAGAGAAGGTGTGCATGGCGTGGGAGCGAAGCGGGCGGGTGGGTATGCAGGAAAGGGCTTGCCATTCCTGGGCTGAATTTGCATCTGGGACCACGCGGGCTGCTCACCTTTTTCCAGTTCTCTACTGTATGCAATGGGGGTCCTCGAGGACCATTCTTCAGCACAGGTCCTGTGCGGCGCAGGCAGCCTCTGGACGGACAGGGGTGACTAGGCTACCAGGGCTCTGCCGCACAGACCTGAGGGCTGGCCCAGGAGGGCAGGGGGTTGTGGCTGAGTGGAATCCAGGTTGACCAGAGCCCAGGTTCTGAGCAGCCACGTGGCAGAAGCACCGTGGCTCTTGGCATCTGTGTTTCTCGTGTTTCCTGGTGGCTGCaggatttttatttccctttcgtGGAACCAGCCTGGGCCCCTATGCAGCAAGGCCACTGGTGAATGGTAGAATTCACCTGCCCACACTTTGACTCTGAATGATGTCCCCGGAGTGGGCAAGGAGGGTGCCAGTCACTTCTGAGTAGCTCCAGGGCCAGGATTGCCATTCTGGGACTCAGCGCCACTCTCCTGTCTCCTCAGAGCCAGAATAAAGCCAAGCAGTGCAAGGAGTCAGCCACAGAGGCAGGTATGTAGCCCTGGCCACCTCCCAGACGGGCTGGCAGCCTGGCTAGTCCTTCCCTCAGCTGGTGCTCTGCCACCTGCCAGCAGTGTCCCCCGCATGCCACTCGAGGCCGTTTCTTGTCACTCTGCATGCTTCTTCCTCAGTCATTGCATGCAAcacgaggaaactgaggcatagaggTTAAGCAAGCTGCCCAGCGTCACACAGCCACCAAGTGGTGCTCACAGCATTTGAATCCAAGCCACTGGGCTTTCAGAGCCTCAGGGGCacaccccttcctctctctctcacacacacacaaaggctcaCACTCAGCCTTCCCAGGGCCTGGCTCCTGTCCTTTACCTGATGCCAGGATCTGCTCACCATCCTCCCATCCCGGGTATggcaccctccttccttctgttccacCTCTCCAACACCTGCTGCTCCCTCAACACATGCCAGACGACCAAATCCTAACTTCAGCTTGCACAACTGCTTGCAGAGGTGCCCTCTGTAAGCCTCAGTTTACCATCTGTAAAGTGAGGGGATGGGACTGAACATGCACATGCACTTCTGCTCCAGCCCTTGAGCTCAGCATAGTGGGGAACTGGAGTCGCCCTGGAAAGGGTAGTATGGCCCCTGGAGAGGGGCCTCCCAGGACTGCCTAAGAGTCCCCTGTGCTTGTAGAGCGCGTGTACAGACAAAATATCGAGCAGCTGGAGAGAGCGAGGACTGAGTGGGAGCAGGAGCACCGGACTACCTGTGAGGCAAGTGGCCCAGAAGGGCAGCCTGCTCCTCCACATACAGCCCTCTTACCTGTGGGAAGCGGGGCTGGGGCACAGCACTCCCTCACCCCACTTCCAGACACCTGCCTGGCTGCCCAAGGTCTGTCCCATACTCCCTCTCCAGCCTTGTGCCCTGGCCCCTCAttactctcccttttctccccaccAGGCCTTCCAGCTGCAGGAGTTTGACCGACTGACCATCCTCCGAAACGCCCTGTGGGTGCATTGCAACCAGCTCTCCATGCAGTGTGTCAAGGATGATGAGGTGTGTGCTGTGAGGAGAGGGCAGCGCAGTGAGGCCAGCGAGCATAGCCCCAGACCTCTGCAGTTCAAAGAGGAGTCTGACAGGGCGTGTGGCCCAGCCTCCAAGCACAGGGAACCTGGTGCTTCTGCGGTTCCCTGCATCTGCCTTTTCCTACCTGAGCCCATCTACTCTCCCCAACGCAGCAGAGACTTTAGGGGCTGGAGGCCTCTCTGCTCCAGGCTTATGCTGGTGCAAGCCTGGTCTAGGTTCTcttgtgcccctcccccatctctctctctcagggtcTCTGTCACCTTACAGAGCTGGCCAGGGTGCATCCTATCCCAGGTCAGCAGCCCTGGCTTCTGATCTCTCAAGGGTACCCCTGGCCACTCCTGACCATGGGCTTAGCTGAGCCTTGCTGGCTTCCTTGTGGCAGCAGAAAGAATGGGCTCTAGATACCCTCAGAGCCAAAGCCCAGCTTCACGGGGTGACCTTGGTGTACCTCTTTCCTTTCTTGAGTTTCCTCATCTTAGAACAACAGGTCAAACCGTGGGCCTCAGAGGACGGGAGTGGGCTGGGGCTCTCCTTCAGGGAAACAAAGGCAGCCACCAGGTCTCAATTCACCTGGCAGGCCTGGTATCTCAAGGTTCCgactcagaggcaggaggactacagCAAGGCTGGGGATCAGGGCAACTATGGCAGGGGCAGAGATCGGGGTGAAGCCTGAACACAGCTCTTGCTCATTCCCTACCCCCAGCTCTATGAGGAAGTACGCCTGACACTTGAAGGCTGCAATGTGGACAGTGACATCAACGGCTTCATCCAGTCCAAGAGCACTGGCAGAGAGCCCCCGGGTAAGGCCTAGCTTGAGGGTAGCTCAGTTTCCACAACAAGGTCAGGCTGGCCCTAGACCTGGCCTGGGCTTTTTGGAACCGTGAATGGCAGGCTCAGGCTGGGGTGACTCACACTTGCCTCTTGGATGGAGGTAAGccaggcagaggaagagggaCAGCTTggttctgctcttccaaaggatcctttcagttcccagcacccacatcaggcagctcacagccacctgtaactccagctccagagaatccgacacctctggcttccacatgaaTCACACATATCTagacagttaaaattaaaaaaatctttttaaaaaatggggcaggCACAGTGGGACATGCATTTTAATcatagcccttgggaggcagaggcaggcagacctctgaatTCGAGTTCTACATagtgtcaggacagccaggactacatagagggcctgtgttaaaaaaaatgaacaaacgaAAATAATCATCCACTCAGTCTTGGTGATGCCAGAATGGGAAAGGGGGGCCAGTCTGGGGACCTGAGTACAGCTGGGCCTGCCTTGCTGCTCTGGGCTCATGCATTTGCTCTCTGCAGCTCCAGTGCCTTATCAGAACTACTATGACCGGGAGGTGACGCCACTGACTGGCAGCCCTAGTGTCCAGCCCTCCTGCGGCATGATAAAGAGGTGAGGCCCTGATGGACTGAACACGGCCAGAGCACGCATgctggggccagcctgggttcCTCAACGTCTCACAGCTGAGCAGACCTGTAGGCTGGTGCCCTGTTTAGGTGCTGGCCATTCCACTGAGATACTCCGTGATCAAACTACCCCCAGGGAGCCAGCCCTCGGTCCAACAGGATCCAGCGTTAATTACTCCCACTCCCGCATTCACCCATGACTAGTCAGAGTCCTGGGCAAGCAGCCAGGCTGGCTTCCTTGTCGGTTTGGCCCTACCGTGAGGCAGGTTAGTGTCATGACCATCAGGCACAAGTGGTGCTGCTCTCCAGGTGGCTTATAAATGGCCCCAAACCCAGACATTAGAATTCACCAGCCACTTACAGTGCCACCTCCACTGCAGTCAGGCACCAAGGTCCTAGTTCTGTGCCCTGTGGGTGACCTGGTTTAGTCATCCTGGGCCCAAGGAAAGGAAGAGTTGCTTAGCCCAAACTGCCTGAGCCTGGCAAGATGTATGGGAGTTGAACTTTGAagacagctgctgctgcttctgcacAAAGTCTGGGGGGCCCCCAGTGGGATGGGGCCCTGCTGGCTGCAGGTGCCGGCATGCCCAGAGTGAGTATGGGAGGATGCTTCTGAGAATGAAGGGACTCTCGGGACTGGCCTGCCGCCAAGGAGGCACAGTGTGGCAGCAGGCTGGCAGAGGTCCTGGAGTGCTGAGAATTCCCAGCTAGTCCCTTTGCCTCCTCTCCACTTCCAGATTCTCTGGGCTGCTACATGGAAGTCCCAAAACCACATCTTTTCAAGCTTCTGCTGGTAAATGAGGGGGGAGCAGATAAGGGGCTATGGGACATGTCTTCCCCTTAAGACCCCAGCAGGGAGGGGAGACTCCTACCCAGCATAGATGGAACACTAATGCCCTGAAGGGAAAAGGCATGCTGTCCGAGAGTGTAGATGAAGGTGGGATCGAGCCCATCGGCAGTCTCCAGGGACCACTGTCCTCAGAAGGGGGCAGGATTTGGGCCTCATCCCCTATCAGCTTCCACAGAGACTCTGGCTCCCACCCCTGAGCGGAACGAGCTGGTTTATGCAGCCATCGACGTGCAGGCAACACAGGGGAACCATAACTCATCGGCCCAGGACTACCGGGCGCTCTACGACTACAAAGCACAGGTGAGGGCTTCCCCGATACCCGGGAACACGCCTGCGGTGTGAGCACGTAGACCAGGGCTCAGAAGAGCTCAGTGAACAGCTGTCGAGCCAGTATCCACTCAGATGTGCACAGGCGGAGTCCACAAGGCTGGCAGCTCAGGGCTGCTGTGGATGGGTAACAGGCTAGGGGTCAGGCCTTGCTTTCTAGCTCTGGACCCATAGAACACAATGGCTAAAGTGAGCCCTTTAGCTGCCCTGGAACTGATTTTCTGGCATCCTTGGAGAAAGGTGATCAGGGCGGCCACAGAGCCCGTTCTAAGAAGCGGCCAAGCACAAGCCCCGGGCTCAGCGAGGTGTGTAGACCTGGAAGGCAGACCCTGAACCTACCAGTGTACCTACGCATGTAGCAGGCTGGGTGCGGGCTGCACTCAAGTCGCATTCAGGGGTACAGGCCTGGACAGTAATGGGTGTGACAAATGCCCAAGAAGCTGCAGTGGTTGGAACAGTGAGAGAAGCCCAGGATAGGAGGTCTCCAGGACACCCTAAGCAAGTCAGGGGGCCAAGTCCTGTGGGGAACCCTATGGCCTGTCTGTCTCCAAAGGAGCTTCTCTGGAGGCGCGAGCATGACTCGGCAGACTGCTCTCCCTGGAGACAAACATGCATGTACTGCCGGTGGGAACGGGGGGAAAGGCTGCCAGACCAGAGCCCATCCAGGAGGTTCCCCTCCCATCTCATGCACTTGCCATTCATTTCTTGCCCAGAATTCCGACGAGCTGGACATTTCTGCAGGAGACATTCTGGTGGTCATCCTAGAAGGAGAGGATGGCTGGTGGACAGTGGAGCGGAATGGACAGCGCGGCTTTGTCCCTGGGTCCTACCTGGAGAAGCTCTGAGGAAAGAGCAGCAGTCTCCACATACCTCTGCCCTGACTATGAGGTCAGGTCTGTTCCCACCACGGCCCAGGCCTCTTGGGGCCAGAACCAAGCCTGGCCGCCCTGGGGATGGGATGGGTGCTGGCTCCTCTCGATAAATTTCTTCCAGAGGGAATAAAGGGGCACATTCTTCTTTGCTGGAGTCCTTTTCTCTTACCCCAGTGTCCTGGGGCTCAATTCAGAAGCCAGAGTAGAGAGTCTGGGAGAACAGCTCTCCACTCACAGACAAGCCTTCAGCGGTAGTCAGTCTCAGCTGGGCACAGAGGAGAGGCCTCAAGCCAGGTACATGAAGCTCTCAGGCTGCCAGAGCAACAGTCACATCTGGGACAGCCAGAATGATGCGAGTGAGTGGGGCTGCAGAGCAGCTCCAGAGGGCTGCGGAATGAGATCAGGCATCCTGTGGCAGGGAAATGGAGCGCAGCAGCAGCCAGGATGAGGCAAATGTGTGAATATAGGACATGGGGATAAGGACACTGCTGGGGACAAGAAATAACTGGTGGGCCTAGGGGGAGGAGCACACTGGGAGACAGGTTCATGGCGTGCAGCCCCGAGTGCTGACACGCACAGTCGCGTGTGCCGATTCTGTGTCGTAGGAACCAGCTGGGAGCCGGTGGCATTCTTGTTAGACTGCCTGCTCTCCCACCCAGCGGGCACTGGCATGAAGGCCTATCCACGTACCGGGCAAATGTCAGGGCAAACACTGGTCTAGAGAAGGAGGTTGCTGAAAGGGGCTCCTGACTTTACCACCAATGGATCTTCACTCCCTGAGCTTCCTCCCTGGAGCAGAAGGGTGGGCCTAGTCAAGCCTGGTGACAAGGTTGGGCCTCCTTTGGGCTGTGGCCTCTCACCCACCTCAGGGCATTTTGCAGGCAGAGGTCCCAGGAGCAGCTCTCTGGAGCTGAGGAACAAACAGGCTAGCTGTTCTGAGTCAGCCATCACTGCGTCTTGGCAGATTATGTGGAAGATGGAATGGGAACGGGCTTCGAGCTACTGGAAAGAACCAGGCTGACGTTACCATCCTTCTGGAAATGTCATTCTCCTCACCATGAACATCTGTGAGGTGACCAAACACCACACCCACCTGTGACACATCAGATATGCACATAGGGATGTTTGGAGAGTGACTTAATCCAGGGCTTGGTCCCCTCCCATGAAGGACAACAAAGCTAGCAAATGAAGACTTGGCTACGACTGAGCTCCTTGGGCCAGAAAACCAAAGTGCCCTGCCCACCCTTGTCCTGCCCTGCCAGGCCCAACCAGACTCCTCACCTCACTCAATCCAGATATTCTGGTGGTTCATTCCTGCAATGGGGTTGGTGCTCGCCAAGATGAACCAACAGAGCTCAGTCTTCCAGAGGGCACATGGCAGCCAGTGAGGCTGAGGGTGAGGTGGGCCCCAATGTAGGATGAAGGCTGCTCTGCAAAGAGGCAGCCGGACCACAGAACTCTGGACATAGAGATGGATGGGAACAGCAGTTTTTGGGGTGTGTGGGAGAGTGCAGAGAGATGGGTAAACTGATGTAGGCCTTTCGAGGTGGGCCGGGCTTTCCTAGGTGAAGCAGAGGCACCTGGCACAGGCAGAGTAACCAAGCAAACTGACTTCTAGATAGTGAAAAGGAAAGAGTGCAAAGTTCTCTATCAGAGATTTCTTTATTCTTAGAAAATACCTTGTCATCTTGATTGATCATCCCATTTCACtgcaaagattttttaaaaaacctttggCCTAGATATTTATCATCAACTCTGACAGGTACTGTGTCGGTGGGCCCCCCTGGGTGATGGGTAAGCAGTGTGAGCTAACAGCCTGCTCTCCAGGCATCCAGAGGAAAGAATGGAAAACAAGGCAGAGTTTATACCAAGGGGAATAAGCTCACAAATAAATCCTAATAAGTTTCACTGCTTCTGCAGCTTGCCCGTTCTGTGTATAAGGTTGCAGTGACAGTGGCCAGGAACCAACTGCACACGGAGACAATGCCAGATGGAGGAGGAGCTGGCCTAACTGTGTATATAAATAACTACAGCGCCTCCCTGTCCGAGGGCAGCTCAAAGAGCAGCAGAAGGAAGAATGTGGCCTCAGGGCCTGAAGCAGCTCAACAGTCTCAAGCCTCAGTTAACTCTAAATACCCATCACCGGCAGCATGGGTACAGCAGGTCTTATGCAAGGTGTTACCTCAAACAGTTACTGGTCAGATGCTAGCTGAGAGAGAGGGGTTGCCACTTTTACTAGGTAGCCCTACAGCCTCTGCACCTTGGCTCCAGGCAGAACCAGCAGCTCATTCAACGTGCTCTCTGGGACAGCCATGGTTGCCACTGAGTCCTTCATAGTGAAGACCAGAAACAACTGCCAATTGACCAGACAACATCAGCATTACTGGTGCCCAGCACCTGACTCCAACCCCTTTCCCCTAGCTGCTCCTGGGCCAAGCCAGCTCAGCATGACCTATGCCACAATCTGGCTACTTCCCATTGTGGCTCCTAGGTCaccacacacatgggcacatggGGACTGTCCTTAGCGCCTCCAGCTGTTGGGATGTCAGGAACGGGGCTTTCCAACTGTGCTCAGCAGAGCCCACTGCAGGGCCACGAGAGGAAAAGCTGAGTCCTTCTCCAGCTGCACTCAAGGTTACACACTGGACCAGCAACGCTGCTCGGTCCAGGCTGCTCAGGCGGGGCCCAGCAGTGTCTGTGCAGTGCAGCCTGTGTTCCTGACATTCTCCTGGCGATTCAATGTGTAGTCAGGGTTAATGCGCCCTTCGGATGGTACTACCCTGACTTGCCTCAGACCATGAGTGTCCACCCACTAGGTGCCAGGTGCTGAGGATGCCTCTCCTGTTATAATTATGTCTCTGTCCTCACTGGATACGCTCACAGCACAGTCTGCACGATCACCTTCCCCACAGCTAGCAACAGCCCTACCGTCCTCTAGGAGTTAGTGGGTAAACGCAGTGGTCCCTTTGGAGCGCCCTTAGGAGACCCAAAGAAACCACAGGAGAAAGCCACAGAAAGCACAGCTGTTTTCAAGTCTGGCAAGGGTGCTGGATTACGGGGTCAACGTTTAAAAAGCAGATGTTCCTCCACAGCAAATGCCCACTTGGAGAGGCAGCAGGAAACCAGGGAGGACACAGAGAAAGCTGCCTACGCAGTGTTTAGATCTGCAGAAAATAAACCTTATCAAACAACGCCAAGGACAGCGCTGGAGTTCAGGAGACACCAATGCTTAGCCACATTTTAAAAGCTCCTAGGACTGGCTAGCAGCCAGATCCACAGTCTCCCCTACCGTaacagaagcaaaggcaggcaacacCCTGAGGGCCAACAAGGGTGTGGGGAAATGCAGATTGCATGCCTGGCCAGTGACAATATAAACTGCTATCATCTCTTTTTGGAAAGCAATGGGACACATCTGTGAAAAACTCAATGTCACCTTTTGGGGCACAGAATAAATTACAATTCTTACATGCGAAAGACTGACACCAGATGAAAACCGCTTTGAAACTGGGCTCGTGGTAGCTGTGCAGCTCTGATGTGGATTGTTGAAGCGGCTTCGGTTTATGCCACGAGTTAGCGACTCGGAAGGCCTGCCAGCTGTCAATGTGACATCAGAGAGTGCATACGAGATTACAAAGGAGCTGAAAACTTCCGTCACCTGGCAACGTCACGGCAGCCCTACACCCTGTGCGTGGGGCTGCTGGTCTCTGGGTGCCAGTTCAGCAGAGCATAGCTGTGCACAGAACACACCAGAGACGGGAGCACTACAGGCTTGTGTATTCATCGTACTGTACTGTGTGGTCGCTGTTCTGTGTGGCACTGGTGACTATAGCAAGGCACTGCCTATGCTAGGCAGGTGTCCTACCACTgagacccttaaaaaaaaatgagttcctttaaacaaacaaacaaaaaaaccattttCTATTTACTTGTGTGAAAGGGGCAGAACACGGGCATGCGAGTGCAGGTGGGCCTGaggggctaggattacaggcagccACGAGTGGTGGCCTGATGTGGCTTGTCTGAGTACTCGAACGCTTagctgctgatccatctctccaggtcctcaAGCCTTCgtttactttttgagatagggtctcataaAGTTGCATAAACTGGCCCTCAACTCCAATTCACTCTGCAGTCTAGGCAGGCCCTGaccttgccatcctcctgcctcagattccaaAGCAGCGGAATTACAGGGACTGTACCACCAGGCCTGATCTTTAGGATTACTTTTTATCATCCGTACGCCTTCATTTGTTAAAGCAAGTGGCCAGGACTGGTGGCATTTACCTGTAACCCAGCTCTCAGGAAGGAGGGGGGCTCATGCAGTGCAGCCTGTGTCCCTGACATTCTCATCCTGTctgagggcagccagggctgtgtagtgAGTTTAGTCAAGCCTTGTCTCCTGCACCGTGCAACACCAGCGGAAGCTTCACGCGTGGACCGACTTGCCCAACCACGTGCGCCTGCACAATGAAATTAACGCGGCTCTCAGAATCACGTTTCTTAGAACACACTCTTGCTGAGAAGCCATGTGTGACTCTCACCACAGCAAAGCTGGACAATCCACCACTGGGAACAGTGATTAACCACGTTCCGAGACACCCACGATGCTAGGTAGCACAAGCACCTGGCAGATCTCCAGGCCAGCCTAAGACACCATGTTATGCCATGGGAGGACAGGGCCATTCTAGAGAACAAAGTTCATGTAagagcaaacaaaaccaaagcggAAGCTCGTGGCCATGCTGCTTCTGTTCCTGTTCTTTGGACAGACGGAACTCTCTTGCTTGGGGAACACTGTTCTTTATAGacttattacatttttttaaaggtaccAATAAgcttctgttaattttttttgttaaggCAAAAGCTTTGTCAACTcagtagcagcagcaggaggaccGTGGCTCCCCAGGCCGCCTCCGCACAGGGTCTTGAGGGTGGTACTCATTTTTACAGGGCTGCTTCggagttctcttcttcctccttccagtAAGCCACCCTTACAGAGCAAACAGTTTAAATGTTCCTGCACATACCATCTCCCTACCAGACCAGCAGCTCACAGTGAGCTTCACGGGCAGTGGGCTGTGGAGATGTGGACACGCCCTCCTTGTGCGAGATCCTGGCTGAGCCTGGGATTCAGAAGCCTCCTCAGGAGGGAGAAGCATCAGGCAAGCTCACCCTGAGCAGCGCCACTTAACAGAGGACTGCAGTCTTCTATAACGCCAACGACACTTGAGAAAACCATGCGATTACTCCTGGTCAGACATGACAGCTAAATAAAACGCTGATCCCAACTGGCTCGGGACCTTCAGAGGGGACTCACACTGCAGAGAACATCGTGAGGCCAACGGGTCTGAGCGGCAGATTATGTCATCAGCGATAAAGGCACAGAACTTGCCAACTGTATTGTGATTGTCAGACACTATTTTGGGGAACACCTGCTGAAATACTTGAGGCCATGGCGTTTGTGGAGACATTTAAGGGCATTTAAGGACAAAAATGACCCATTACGTAGGGCAAAGGTCAACAGGCACACCTGGGTAAAGGATAACCAGGCTTTTCAATTTTTACTTTTGCAATGTTCTGTTGCCTTTGAAATAATTGCCAAATAAAAATTTCGAGGCAATAGGACGCAAGAGTGGTTCCCAACTACAGCTAGCCGTGGAAACACCTAGCCAACTCCAACAGCTTAGGGCCTGGCCTCTGTCACTCTTGATTCCACCAAGTGCTTCCATTGTGCAGATAGGTGAGAAACACTAGACCCCAGGAGAACTCACTCTTCACCGGGCAGCAGCTCCTGCGCCACATGTGGGACATGAAGACTGTGGGTGTTAAGCGGGCAGAAGTTTAATCTGTAGGGCTCTGGCCAGCAGAGATTACCCTGCTA
This is a stretch of genomic DNA from Meriones unguiculatus strain TT.TT164.6M chromosome 1, Bangor_MerUng_6.1, whole genome shotgun sequence. It encodes these proteins:
- the Pstpip1 gene encoding proline-serine-threonine phosphatase-interacting protein 1 isoform X4; the encoded protein is MMAQLQFRDAFWCRDFTAHTGYEVLLQRLLDGRKMCKDVEELLRQRAQAEERYGKELVQIARKAGGQTEINSLRTSFDSLKQQTENVGSAHIQLALALREELRSLEEFRERQKEQRKKYEAVMDRVQKNKLSLYKKTTESKKAYDQKCRDADDAEQAFERASANGHQKQVEKSQNKAKQCKESATEAERVYRQNIEQLERARTEWEQEHRTTCEAFQLQEFDRLTILRNALWVHCNQLSMQCVKDDELYEEVRLTLEGCNVDSDINGFIQSKSTGREPPAPVPYQNYYDREVTPLTGSPSVQPSCGMIKRFSGLLHGSPKTTSFQASAETLAPTPERNELVYAAIDVQATQGNHNSSAQDYRALYDYKAQNSDELDISAGDILVVILEGEDGWWTVERNGQRGFVPGSYLEKL
- the Pstpip1 gene encoding proline-serine-threonine phosphatase-interacting protein 1 isoform X3, whose product is MMAQLQFRDAFWCRDFTAHTGYEVLLQRLLDGRKMCKDVEELLRQRAQAEERYGKELVQIARKAGGQTEINSLRTSFDSLKQQTENVGSAHIQLALALREELRSLEEFRERQKEQRKKYEAVMDRVQKNKLSLYKKTTESKKAYDQKCRDADDAEQAFERASANGHQKQVEKSQNKAKQCKESATEAERVYRQNIEQLERARTEWEQEHRTTCEAFQLQEFDRLTILRNALWVHCNQLSMQCVKDDELYEEVRLTLEGCNVDSDINGFIQSKSTGREPPAPVPYQNYYDREVTPLTGSPSVQPSCGMIKRFSGLLHGSPKTTSFQASAASTETLAPTPERNELVYAAIDVQATQGNHNSSAQDYRALYDYKAQNSDELDISAGDILVVILEGEDGWWTVERNGQRGFVPGSYLEKL
- the Pstpip1 gene encoding proline-serine-threonine phosphatase-interacting protein 1 isoform X5 encodes the protein MPSGAGTSRRTQGTRSCCSGCWMAGRCARMWRSCSGRGPRRRRGTGRSWCRSPARPAARRRSKTENVGSAHIQLALALREELRSLEEFRERQKEQRKKYEAVMDRVQKNKLSLYKKTTESKKAYDQKCRDADDAEQAFERASANGHQKQVEKSQNKAKQCKESATEAERVYRQNIEQLERARTEWEQEHRTTCEAFQLQEFDRLTILRNALWVHCNQLSMQCVKDDELYEEVRLTLEGCNVDSDINGFIQSKSTGREPPAPVPYQNYYDREVTPLTGSPSVQPSCGMIKRFSGLLHGSPKTTSFQASAASTETLAPTPERNELVYAAIDVQATQGNHNSSAQDYRALYDYKAQNSDELDISAGDILVVILEGEDGWWTVERNGQRGFVPGSYLEKL
- the Pstpip1 gene encoding proline-serine-threonine phosphatase-interacting protein 1 isoform X2; this encodes MISLQTSPPQPPEKRPLCSQAHSPSGHAAQQQRLPGQPVGGSEHTGNDDKGECRDFTAHTGYEVLLQRLLDGRKMCKDVEELLRQRAQAEERYGKELVQIARKAGGQTEINSLRTSFDSLKQQTENVGSAHIQLALALREELRSLEEFRERQKEQRKKYEAVMDRVQKNKLSLYKKTTESKKAYDQKCRDADDAEQAFERASANGHQKQVEKSQNKAKQCKESATEAERVYRQNIEQLERARTEWEQEHRTTCEAFQLQEFDRLTILRNALWVHCNQLSMQCVKDDELYEEVRLTLEGCNVDSDINGFIQSKSTGREPPAPVPYQNYYDREVTPLTGSPSVQPSCGMIKRFSGLLHGSPKTTSFQASAETLAPTPERNELVYAAIDVQATQGNHNSSAQDYRALYDYKAQNSDELDISAGDILVVILEGEDGWWTVERNGQRGFVPGSYLEKL
- the Pstpip1 gene encoding proline-serine-threonine phosphatase-interacting protein 1 isoform X1, translating into MISLQTSPPQPPEKRPLCSQAHSPSGHAAQQQRLPGQPVGGSEHTGNDDKGECRDFTAHTGYEVLLQRLLDGRKMCKDVEELLRQRAQAEERYGKELVQIARKAGGQTEINSLRTSFDSLKQQTENVGSAHIQLALALREELRSLEEFRERQKEQRKKYEAVMDRVQKNKLSLYKKTTESKKAYDQKCRDADDAEQAFERASANGHQKQVEKSQNKAKQCKESATEAERVYRQNIEQLERARTEWEQEHRTTCEAFQLQEFDRLTILRNALWVHCNQLSMQCVKDDELYEEVRLTLEGCNVDSDINGFIQSKSTGREPPAPVPYQNYYDREVTPLTGSPSVQPSCGMIKRFSGLLHGSPKTTSFQASAASTETLAPTPERNELVYAAIDVQATQGNHNSSAQDYRALYDYKAQNSDELDISAGDILVVILEGEDGWWTVERNGQRGFVPGSYLEKL
- the Pstpip1 gene encoding proline-serine-threonine phosphatase-interacting protein 1 isoform X6 gives rise to the protein MDRVQKNKLSLYKKTTESKKAYDQKCRDADDAEQAFERASANGHQKQVEKSQNKAKQCKESATEAERVYRQNIEQLERARTEWEQEHRTTCEAFQLQEFDRLTILRNALWVHCNQLSMQCVKDDELYEEVRLTLEGCNVDSDINGFIQSKSTGREPPAPVPYQNYYDREVTPLTGSPSVQPSCGMIKRFSGLLHGSPKTTSFQASAASTETLAPTPERNELVYAAIDVQATQGNHNSSAQDYRALYDYKAQNSDELDISAGDILVVILEGEDGWWTVERNGQRGFVPGSYLEKL